AACTCAACCCTGGCTTTAACCATGTGGAAGCGTTTCTGGCTGACCATTCTTGGTGTCCTATGTTTCTGCGGCTGGATTGTCAGCCACAGCTGGGCAAATACACCTGTCGATCTATCTTCAAAGCCGATTTCTGAGATCGCCACTTGGCAACGATTTCTCATTGATATTCAAACTCTGATTCCTGATGTAGATCTCGATATTCGCTATTACAGGGATTACAACTTTGTGGGTCGAAAAATTGATGGCTATCAGGCACCGAAATGTCTGTTAACACCTGCAGCTACACAAGCCTTAGCAGCTGTTCAAGCTGACTTGGCTCCGCAAGGATATGCTCTAGAAATTTATGATTGCTATCGTCCTCAACAGGCTGTCGATTTGTTTGTTCTCTGGGCTGAAGATCTGGACGATCGCCAAATGCAGCAGCAATTTTATCCTCAGGTCAACAAGGCTGACTTATTTCAGGATGGTTATATCGCAGCAAAATCAGGCCATAGCCGAGGAAGTACCGTTGATGTAACGCTGGTTCCCCTCAAGAGCAAGACAACTCCCTGTACGCGATCGCGTCCCTGTCAAGACAATAGTTTGGACATGGGAACTGCTTTTGATTATTTTGATCCTCTCTCACATACTCTGAACTTTCAAATTTCACCGGAACAACAGCAAAATCGCTTGCGTTTAAAAACAGCAATGGAACGGCAAGGGTTTCGGAATTTACCGGAAGAGTGGTGGCACTATACGCTCCAGAATGAGCCCTATCCCGAGACTTACTTTAATTTCCCAGTGCAGTGAAATCAGCCGTGGGGCGATCGCTGTAACTTCTGCAGTTTGTTTCTCGGGAAGTGGGAAGCAAAGCAATCAAGCCAGGACAGAGGCGAAAGTGAGTCAGTCTGCGGAGCGACTGAAGGGCCGGGGTCTCTCAGAATATTTAAAGAATGTTCAGATTCCCGCAGGAATTACCGGAGTATTGGTGGCATAATCGGATACAGACAGAATTACTGATTGTTCTGCCAGGAGCTTCTATGTCTCTTCGTCTCGGCGATACCGTCCCCAACTTTACTCAGCAGTCCAGTGAAGGCGAAATCAACTTCTACGATTGGGCCGGAGATAGCTGGGTCATCCTGTTCTCGCACCCCGCCGACTATACGCCCGTCTGCACGACCGAATTGGGCACCGTCGCTAAGCTCAAAGATGAATTTGCCAAGCGCAATGTCAAGCCGATCGCGCTGAGCGTTGATGATGTTGAGTCCCACAAAGGCTGGATCAGCGACATCAATGAAACCCAAAGCACCCAAGTCAACTACCCGATCTTGGCAGACCCCGATCGCAAAGTGTCGGATCTGTATGACATGATCCACCCCAACGCCAACAACACCTTGACGGTGCGTTCGGTGTTCATCATTGATCCCAATAAAAAGCTGCGTCTGACCCTGACCTATCCCGCTAGCGCTGGTCGTAACTTTGACGAGCTGTTGCGGGTGATCGATTCGCTGCAACTGACTGATAACTACAGCGTTGCTACCCCTGCTAACTGGAATGATGGCGACGATGTTGTTGTCGTGCCGTCGATTCCGACTGAACAAGCGCGCGAGCAGTTCCCGAAAGGTGTCACGGAAGTGAAGCCTTACCTGCGTCTGACCCCGCAACCCAACCGCTAAGTCTTAGCAGGACCACTCAAGTTAAATCAGACTGAAAAAGTCCCTTCTGAAGTTTGCTTTAGAAGGGACTTTTGATATTTCAACCGATATGGAAAAAGGGACTGACTGAAGTCCCTTCTCTCTGCAGCAACAGGTTTGTAACGGTTAGATATCGAGGGCAGCCAGACTGAGTTGTGGGCCGTAGGTTTCAATGAACTCGCGGCGGGGTTGAACGCGATCGCCCATCAAGATGGTGAAAATGCGATCGGCTTCAGCGGCATCTTCGATCTCCACCCGTTTCATGGTGCGGGTTTCGGGATCCATCGTCGTTTCCCAAAGCTGCTGGGGCATCATTTCACCCAAACCTTTGAAACGCTGGATTGTGTAATTAGCATTCTCAGGGAAGCTCGCAATCCGCTCTTGCAGCTCGCGATCGTTGTAGCAGTAATAGTGATTACGACCACGCTCCAACTTATAAAGCGGTGGGC
The sequence above is a segment of the Synechococcus elongatus PCC 11801 genome. Coding sequences within it:
- a CDS encoding peroxiredoxin, whose amino-acid sequence is MSLRLGDTVPNFTQQSSEGEINFYDWAGDSWVILFSHPADYTPVCTTELGTVAKLKDEFAKRNVKPIALSVDDVESHKGWISDINETQSTQVNYPILADPDRKVSDLYDMIHPNANNTLTVRSVFIIDPNKKLRLTLTYPASAGRNFDELLRVIDSLQLTDNYSVATPANWNDGDDVVVVPSIPTEQAREQFPKGVTEVKPYLRLTPQPNR
- a CDS encoding M15 family metallopeptidase, whose protein sequence is MWKRFWLTILGVLCFCGWIVSHSWANTPVDLSSKPISEIATWQRFLIDIQTLIPDVDLDIRYYRDYNFVGRKIDGYQAPKCLLTPAATQALAAVQADLAPQGYALEIYDCYRPQQAVDLFVLWAEDLDDRQMQQQFYPQVNKADLFQDGYIAAKSGHSRGSTVDVTLVPLKSKTTPCTRSRPCQDNSLDMGTAFDYFDPLSHTLNFQISPEQQQNRLRLKTAMERQGFRNLPEEWWHYTLQNEPYPETYFNFPVQ